A genomic segment from Drosophila miranda strain MSH22 chromosome 3, D.miranda_PacBio2.1, whole genome shotgun sequence encodes:
- the LOC117187884 gene encoding uncharacterized protein LOC117187884 isoform X2, producing the protein MPHHHQTNSHNNLTFLKSNYKFKRRDMPTIRALPVPVASAEARTPPNQLAATMSKTSAASESAATAVAVASTSTTTTSHKSRSILSLFIVIAWNSLQELASDGNDDGCVRAAGDHGRDVNADRVRHRRTPGTRDPSDEVSMAREHHKQQGKKKPLSGSSPHRRRSRLRATSQAGSMALFAFGLLLLNMRPAAAGTCWQTHLGSGKCSQIFSTNITKSECCGASQTFSYTDRELSSVEYFFATAIGGGVECAPCIAHKQK; encoded by the exons ATGCCTCATCACCATCAAACGAACAGCCACAACAATTTGACATTTTTAAAATCAAATTACAAATTCAAACGCAGAGATATGCCGACGATCCGCGCACTTCCTGTGCCTGTGGCATCAGCGGAAGCGCGTACACCACCGAACCAATTAGCGGCAACAATGTCAAAGACGTCAGCAGCATCAGAATCGGCCGCaacggcagtggcagtggcatcgACATCGACGACAACTACTAGCCACAAAAGTAGATCAATTCTAAGTTTATTTATAGTAATCGCATGGAACTCTCTGCAAGAATTGGCCAGTGACGGGAATGACGATGGCTGTGTCAGGGCTGCTGGCGACCATGGTCGTGACGTCAATGCGGACCGAGTGAGACATAGACGCACGCCCGGTACTCGCGATCCAAGTGACGAGGTGTCAATGGCACGTGAACACCATAAGCAGCAAGGCAAAAAGAAACCCCTATCTGGTTCTAGTCCACATCGGAGGAGGAGCCGCCTGCGAGCCACTTCTCAAGCGGGGTCGATGGCTCTGTTTGCTTTCGGACTGCTGCTACTGAATATGCGGCCGGCGGCGG CCGGCACCTGCTGGCAGACCCACCTGGGCAGCGGCAAGTGCAGCCAGATATTCTCCACGAACATCACCAAGTCGGAATGCTGTGGCGCCAGCCAGACCTTCTCCTACACCGATCGCGAGCTGAGCAGCGTGGAGTACTTCTTTGCGACGGCCATCGGAGGCGGCGTCGAGTGCGCTCCGTGCATTG CGCACAAACAAAAATAG
- the LOC117187884 gene encoding uncharacterized protein LOC117187884 isoform X3 yields MPTIRALPVPVASAEARTPPNQLAATMSKTSAASESAATAVAVASTSTTTTSHKSRSILSLFIVIAWNSLQELASDGNDDGCVRAAGDHGRDVNADRVRHRRTPGTRDPSDEVSMAREHHKQQGKKKPLSGSSPHRRRSRLRATSQAGSMALFAFGLLLLNMRPAAAGTCWQTHLGSGKCSQIFSTNITKSECCGASQTFSYTDRELSSVEYFFATAIGGGVECAPCIAHKQK; encoded by the exons ATGCCGACGATCCGCGCACTTCCTGTGCCTGTGGCATCAGCGGAAGCGCGTACACCACCGAACCAATTAGCGGCAACAATGTCAAAGACGTCAGCAGCATCAGAATCGGCCGCaacggcagtggcagtggcatcgACATCGACGACAACTACTAGCCACAAAAGTAGATCAATTCTAAGTTTATTTATAGTAATCGCATGGAACTCTCTGCAAGAATTGGCCAGTGACGGGAATGACGATGGCTGTGTCAGGGCTGCTGGCGACCATGGTCGTGACGTCAATGCGGACCGAGTGAGACATAGACGCACGCCCGGTACTCGCGATCCAAGTGACGAGGTGTCAATGGCACGTGAACACCATAAGCAGCAAGGCAAAAAGAAACCCCTATCTGGTTCTAGTCCACATCGGAGGAGGAGCCGCCTGCGAGCCACTTCTCAAGCGGGGTCGATGGCTCTGTTTGCTTTCGGACTGCTGCTACTGAATATGCGGCCGGCGGCGG CCGGCACCTGCTGGCAGACCCACCTGGGCAGCGGCAAGTGCAGCCAGATATTCTCCACGAACATCACCAAGTCGGAATGCTGTGGCGCCAGCCAGACCTTCTCCTACACCGATCGCGAGCTGAGCAGCGTGGAGTACTTCTTTGCGACGGCCATCGGAGGCGGCGTCGAGTGCGCTCCGTGCATTG CGCACAAACAAAAATAG
- the LOC117187884 gene encoding uncharacterized protein LOC117187884 isoform X1: protein MYARLPLITLSLSYSQSLHSVAATADSEEKHRQPGSEAGTTRRSSTSPDSQNALAVLHRLVMPHHHQTNSHNNLTFLKSNYKFKRRDMPTIRALPVPVASAEARTPPNQLAATMSKTSAASESAATAVAVASTSTTTTSHKSRSILSLFIVIAWNSLQELASDGNDDGCVRAAGDHGRDVNADRVRHRRTPGTRDPSDEVSMAREHHKQQGKKKPLSGSSPHRRRSRLRATSQAGSMALFAFGLLLLNMRPAAAGTCWQTHLGSGKCSQIFSTNITKSECCGASQTFSYTDRELSSVEYFFATAIGGGVECAPCIAHKQK, encoded by the exons ATGTACGCTCGCTTACCGTTGATCACTCTCTCTTTGAGTTATAGCCAGTCACTTCACTCAGTGGCTGCTACCGCCGACTCGGAAGAAAAGCACCGCCAGCCTGGATCGGAGGCGGGCACAACGAGGAGGAGCTCGACCAGCCCTGATAGCCAGAACG CTTTGGCCGTTCTCCATCGCCTGGTCATGCCTCATCACCATCAAACGAACAGCCACAACAATTTGACATTTTTAAAATCAAATTACAAATTCAAACGCAGAGATATGCCGACGATCCGCGCACTTCCTGTGCCTGTGGCATCAGCGGAAGCGCGTACACCACCGAACCAATTAGCGGCAACAATGTCAAAGACGTCAGCAGCATCAGAATCGGCCGCaacggcagtggcagtggcatcgACATCGACGACAACTACTAGCCACAAAAGTAGATCAATTCTAAGTTTATTTATAGTAATCGCATGGAACTCTCTGCAAGAATTGGCCAGTGACGGGAATGACGATGGCTGTGTCAGGGCTGCTGGCGACCATGGTCGTGACGTCAATGCGGACCGAGTGAGACATAGACGCACGCCCGGTACTCGCGATCCAAGTGACGAGGTGTCAATGGCACGTGAACACCATAAGCAGCAAGGCAAAAAGAAACCCCTATCTGGTTCTAGTCCACATCGGAGGAGGAGCCGCCTGCGAGCCACTTCTCAAGCGGGGTCGATGGCTCTGTTTGCTTTCGGACTGCTGCTACTGAATATGCGGCCGGCGGCGG CCGGCACCTGCTGGCAGACCCACCTGGGCAGCGGCAAGTGCAGCCAGATATTCTCCACGAACATCACCAAGTCGGAATGCTGTGGCGCCAGCCAGACCTTCTCCTACACCGATCGCGAGCTGAGCAGCGTGGAGTACTTCTTTGCGACGGCCATCGGAGGCGGCGTCGAGTGCGCTCCGTGCATTG CGCACAAACAAAAATAG
- the LOC117187883 gene encoding uncharacterized protein LOC117187883: protein MTEEAVFGRRNALTRSPPPSAPAKAQGSSMFKPGPDGKEKERPHSDPLELLKNLGTRANELVKRMNDQRHVDNVMKDLALRVVTLQALVVNNFEKLHTRTIETATTGTQTAAKAPHTGSKRLRESPQMAAEPTKRQRGTKLQQASTQLKPPVQSQDELTRSGTVDHGATPAAKKQLKWQQVGPRVRKKREPREREPRPDAIIIQPQGELSYSDILRMVTRRQDGKLQEVGDNVNRIRRTAKGELLLELNGASKSNTAKLKEDISAALGLQTGIRAVSEELCVEVRDLDSLVEKEDIAAAIAASIDAPSVDTSAIKSLRPSFAGTQLAVVCLPPVQARALLMVGKLKVGWTSCRIRERTAQRRCYRCLEFGHLAIRCKSAVDRTGCCLRCGVNGHKAATCQSDPRCFICTANNSNETNHYAGSRRCPAARSVPSLPAQ from the coding sequence ATGACTGAGGAAGCAGTCTTTGGTAGGCGCAACGCCCTTACCAGATCCCCACCACCGTCAGCACCTGCGAAAGCTCAGGGCTCGAGCATGTTCAAGCCCGGCCCGGATGGCAAAGAGAAGGAGCGACCGCACTCTGACCCATTAGAGCTGCTAAAAAACCTGGGTACTCGGGCCAATGAGCTGGTCAAGAGGATGAACGACCAGCGGCATGTGGACAACGTGATGAAAGATTTAGCCCTGAGAGTGGTAACCCTTCAGGCCCTGGTGGTCAACAATTTCGAGAAGCTGCACACCAGGACAATTGAGACCGCCACTACTGGTACCCAAACAGCTGCGAAGGCGCCGCACACCGGCTCAAAGAGGCTGCGCGAGTCGCCTCAAATGGCTGCGGAGCCCacaaagaggcagagaggcACAAAGCTTCAACAAGCGTCGACCCAGCTCAAACCGCCGGTGCAGTCCCAGGATGAACTAACCCGCTCGGGTACAGTGGACCATGGTGCCACCCCAGCCGCTAAGAAACAGCTCAAGTGGCAGCAGGTGGGCCCTAGGGTAAGGAAAAAAAGGGAGCCCCGTGAGCGCGAGCCAAGGCCAGACGCAATAATCATTCAACCCCAGGGCGAGCTTAGCTATAGCGACATCCTCCGTATGGTCACCAGGCGCCAGGATGGCAAGCTTCAGGAGGTAGGGGATAATGTTAACAGAATCCGGAGGACGGCAAAGGgcgagctgctgctcgagctcaACGGCGCGAGCAAAAGCAACACAGCTAAGCTCAAGGAGGATATCAGCGCGGCACTGGGACTGCAGACGGGCATCAGGGCGGTGTCAGAAGAACTCTGCGTGGAGGTCAGGGATCTCGACAGCCTGGTTGAGAAGGAGGACATCGCAGCAGCGATAGCTGCATCGATAGACGCCCCCAGCGTGGACACCAGCGCCATTAAAAGCCTGAGGCCATCGTTCGCTGGTACGCAACTGGCAGTTGTGTGCCTGCCGCCCGTGCAGGCAAGAGCCCTGCTCATGGTGGGGAAACTTAAAGTCGGATGGACAAGCTGTAGGATCCgggagcggacagctcaacgaCGATGCTACAGGTGTCTGGAGTTTGGGCATCTAGCAATCAGGTGCAAGAGCGCGGTGGATCGCACCGGATGCTGCCTCAGATGCGGCGTGAACGGGCACAAGGCGGCAACCTGTCAAAGCGATCCGCGGTGTTTCATCTGCACCGCTAACAACAGCAATGAGACGAACCATTATGCGGGTAGCAGGAGATgtccagcagccaggagcGTGCCCAGCTTGCCGGCCCAATAA